From Gottschalkiaceae bacterium SANA:
CTATATTAAAAACGGGAAAATCATAAATTTGTCCAAATCGAACATCGAAAAAATCGACAACATACCCGCGAAACATACGGTCGATTAGGTTGCCTACTGCACCACCTGTTAATCCCATTACAAAAATCATAAATGGTGTGCGGAAGCGATACCGTTTCATGACATAAACAACCCCAGCAACAAAAGTTAGGGTTAAAATTAAAAAAATCACCCGTTGATTTTGCAAAATTCCGAAGGCCGCACCGAAATTTCTCACATAACTCAATTGAAAAAATCCGGGAATCACTGGAATTGCCGGTTGTCCAGCAAGTGAAGTACTCGCCCATATCTTACTTAATTGATCGATTGCAATCAATGTGATTGCCAATAACCAGCCCA
This genomic window contains:
- the lspA gene encoding signal peptidase II; its protein translation is MGWLLAITLIAIDQLSKIWASTSLAGQPAIPVIPGFFQLSYVRNFGAAFGILQNQRVIFLILTLTFVAGVVYVMKRYRFRTPFMIFVMGLTGGAVGNLIDRMFRGYVVDFFDVRFGQIYDFPVFNIADICIVVSTILIAIWVIFREEEIFVNEE